GCTGAAGACCGCGCAGCAGGCGCAAGCGCTCAAGGCGGGGTGGCAGCAAGCCGTCGATACGCTGCCCACCGGCGAAACGCCGAAGCGGATCTTCTACGACACGACGGGCGATCGCGCGTGGGTCGCGCCGATCAACCAGGCGCTCGCGCAAAGCGGGCCGTCCGCGCCGAGTCTCGATGACGTGAAGGAAGGCTACGACATCGGCCGTCGGATCGGGAACACGGGCATCAGCTCGCCGTTGGTGCAGATTGGACTCGGCCTGATCGCGAGCTACAACGAAGGCGGGGCCAGCGCCACGATCCATCGCCGGCCGAACGGCACGGCGACGATCGTGATGGTGAGCCCGCCGACGCATAAGCAGCCTGACGTCAATCCGTTCCGGTAAGGAGCCCGTATGCGCGGCGTGATTCGCATCGGTGATTCGACCTCGCACGGCGGCCGCGTTGTAACCGGCCGCGAGGGTTCGACCGTGATGGGGCGGGCAGTGGCCTGCGTCGGCGACCGCTGCACGTGCCCGATGAATGGACACGAACATTGCGTGATCGTGGAGGGCGACGAAGGCGTGCGAATCGAGGGGCGCGCGGTGGCGTTCGACGGCCATCGGACGTCGTGCGGCGCGACGCTCATCTCGTCGATTCCGACGTCGGGGCGCACATAATAAGACTTGCCTGTAGTGGTCAACTAATCCCGGACACTGCGTTAAGTTTTTCTTCCGCAACCGCCGGCGCCAGTCCGTCATTGAACTGATGCGGCCGTATCCAGTTGTA
Above is a window of Burkholderia thailandensis E264 DNA encoding:
- a CDS encoding PAAR domain-containing protein produces the protein MRGVIRIGDSTSHGGRVVTGREGSTVMGRAVACVGDRCTCPMNGHEHCVIVEGDEGVRIEGRAVAFDGHRTSCGATLISSIPTSGRT